The following are encoded in a window of Bos indicus x Bos taurus breed Angus x Brahman F1 hybrid chromosome 4, Bos_hybrid_MaternalHap_v2.0, whole genome shotgun sequence genomic DNA:
- the LOC113891585 gene encoding platelet glycoprotein 4 has translation MGCNRNCGLIAGAVIGAVLAVFGGILMPVGDMLIEKTIKKEVVLEEGTIAFKNWVKTGTDVYRQFWIFDVQNPDEVTVNSSKIKVKQRGPYTYRVRYLAKENITQDPETHTVSFLQPNGAIFEPSLSVGTEDDTFTILNLAVAAAPQLYPNTFMQGILNSFIKKSKSSMFQNRTLKELLWGYTDPFLNLVPYPITTTIGVFYPYNNTADGIYKVFNGKDDISKVAIIDTYKGRKNLSYWSSYCDLINGTDAASFPPFVEKTRVLQFFSSDICRSIYAVFGAEINLKGIPVYRFILPSFAFASPFQNPDNHCFCTEKIISKNCTLYGVLDIGKCKEGKPVYISLPHFLHGSPELAEPIESLSPNEEEHSTYLDVEPITGFTLRFAKRLQVNMLVKPAKKIEALKNLKHNYIVPILWLNETGTIGDEKAEMFRNQVTGKINLLGLVEIVLLSVGVVMFIAFMISYCACRSKRVN, from the exons ATGGGGTGCAATCGAAACTGTGGGCTCATTGCTGGTGCTGTCATTGGTGCAGTCCTGGCTGTGTTTGGAGGGATTCTAATGCCAGTTGGAGACATGCTTATTGAGAAGACAATTAAAAAG gaAGTTGTCCTTGAAGAAGGcacaattgcttttaaaaattgggttaaaACAGGCACAGATGTTTACAGACAGTTTTGGATATTTGATGTGCAGAATCCAGATGAAGTGACAGTTAACAGCAGCAAAATTAAAGTTAAGCAAAGAGGTCCTTACACATACAG AGTTCGTTATCTAGCCAAGGAAAATATAACCCAGGACCCTGAGACCCACACGGTCTCTTTCCTGCAGCCCAATGGTGCCATCTTTGAACCCTCGCTATCAGTTGGAACTGAGGATGACACATTCACCATTCTCAACCTGGCTGTAGCA gctgCACCACAGCTGTATCCAAATACATTTATGCAAGGAATACTCAATTCATTTATCAAAAAGTCCAAATCTTCTATGTTTCAAAACAGAACTTTGAAAGAACTATTGTGGGGCTATACGGATCCATTCTTGAATTTGGTTCCATATCCTATTACTACTACAATTGGTGTGTTTTATCCT TACAATAATACTGCGGATGGAATTTACAAAGTTTTCAATGGAAAGGACGACATAAGCAAAGTTGCTATAATTGACACATACAAAGGCAGAAA GAATCTCTCCTATTGGTCAAGTTATTGTGACCTGATTAATGGTACAG ATGCAGCCTCATTTCCACCTTTTGTTGAGAAGACAAGGGTATTGCAATTTTTCTCCTCTGATATTTGCAG GTCCATCTATGCTGTGTTTGGAGCTGAAATAAATCTGAAAGGAATCCCTGTGTATAGATTTATTCTTCCATCCTTTGCTTTTGCATCTCCATTTCAAAATCCAGACAACCACTGTTTCTGCACAGAAAAAATCATCTCAAAAAATTGTACCTTATATGGTGTGCTAGACATTGGCAAATGCAAAGAAG GAAAACCTGTGTACATTTCACTTCCTCATTTTCTACATGGAAGTCCTGAACTTGCAGAACCTATTGAAAGCTTAAGTCCAAATGAAGAAGAACATAGCACGTACTTAGATGTTGAACCT ATAACTGGATTTACTTTACGGTTTGCAAAACGGCTGCAGGTCAACATGCTGGTCAAGCCAGCAAAAAAAATTGA AGCATTGAAGAATCTGAAGCACAACTATATTGTCCCTATTCTTTGGCTTAATGAG ACTGGTACCATTGGTGATGAGAAGGCGGAAATGTTCAGAAATCAAGTGACTGGGAAAATAAACCTCCTGGGCCTGGTAGAAATCGTCTTGCTCAGTGTTGGTGTGGTGATGTTTATTGCTTTCATGATTTCATATTGTGCATGCAGATCAAAGAGAGTAAATTAA